ACTCCGCTGGGCGCGGACTATGCGCGTCTCCCGTCCTTCGGGCTATCGCGGACTGATATTCACCTACGCTCTGCCCTGGGCAATTCTTCTCGCCATGATTACTCCGAACAATTGGTGGTGCTGGACGCTGCTCGCGACGGCTCTAGTTACACGTTGTGCAGTTGCACTGAGCGTCGGCATTGGAATCTTGCATGATCAGAAAGTAATTCGGAATCTATGGCTACTGCCTGTTCGAGATTTTTTCGGAGTAGCAATCTGGTTTGCGAGCTACGCAGGTAATAAGGTCACTTGGAGAGGTCGAGAATTCCGCCTTGAACAAGGTCGTATGTACCCAAGCTCAGAGGCGCCGAGTATGGAGACCACCAAGTCGGCGGTGCACTCGGAGAATCAGCGATAGCGTTCAGGTGGCAGTATGACCACCTGCCGGCGCGTGTTTCCGCTGCAAGCCCACGCAAAGCACGCGATCCAGCCAATGATGGACCAGCCGAGCAACAAATTGACTAGAAAGATGCCGCCCGAGCTCTCATGCCGCCGATGATGAGCGACGATCGCGGGCGCGAAGTACAGCACCACGGCGCAGAAGAATGCGAACAGACTGAACATCACACATCTCCTATCATGTTACGCAGCCCACCTCATGATTGTTCCCGCGGCTGGCAAAGCCCACCTCTTCAATCTGATATGTTCACTTGATGTCCGACTCCGCGCTGGTCGCTCCGGCAGAACCCACGACCACAGCCACCGCGAGTCTTCGCCTTCCGCTGGTTATTGCGGTCGTTAGTTGCGCCAGCTTGCTGCTTGAACTCGCGCTTACACGACTATTTTCAGTCGTGCTCTTCTATCACTTTGCATTCCTCGCCATTTCGGTGGCACTGCTCGGACTCGGCGCAGGCGGAGTCTTTGCGCATCTTTTCCGCACCACACTTTCACAATGGAGCATCGAGCGACTGGGCAGCAGTTTGCTGGCAACGAATTCAGTCATCATGCTTGTGGTTCTTGAAGTGGTGCTGCACTCGGCGGTGTCGTTAAGTCTGGAGCTGCGCAATTTCGAGAAGCTTACTGTGATTTACCTGGTGTCAGCGGTTCCCTTCTTCATTACCGGCCTGCTCTTCTCGGTGGTCTTCGCGCGGGAAACTGCGCAAATATCGCGTCTGTATGGATTTGACCTCATCGGAGGCGCGCTTGCCTGCCTGATGCTTGTGCCAATACTTAACGTTCTCGGAGCACCGAACGCTGTGCTCTGTGCAGCCGTTCTAATGGCCATTGCTGCGAGGCTGTTCAGTGGCACTGATCGACAGAAAACAGTCTCCATCGTCATTGCAGTTGCTTACGCCGTGCTCATCGCAGCAAACCACAGCGGCAAAATCATCGACATCATCTATGCCAAGGGACTGCGCCGCGACGCCTCCTGGGTGCAGTTTGCCCGCTGGAACGCTTTATCGCGCGTCGAGGTTGACCAGGTTGGGCTCGCCAAATACATCGTCATCGATGCAGACGCTTCGACCGCCATCATGAATGTTGATCCGGGGCTATGGGCCAAGGACGTGCCTGTGGGTTCCAATCCGGGAACCTGGAAGCAGTCTTCCCCGTTCAACTGGAAGACCGACCTCATGAACGCGGCTCCTTCACTCGCTAACGTACTGCGCCCGCGCGGCGACTTCGCCATCATCGGCCCAGGCGGAGGAGTTGACGTGCTGCGCGCCATCGCGAATGGCAGCAGGAACGTAACCGGCATCGAGATAAATCCCCTCATCGCGAACACGATCATGCGGAATCGGTACGCTGACTATGCCCACCATCTCTACCAACTCGCAGACGTTCACATTCATGTCGCCGATGGGCGCTCGTATTTACGCAGCAGCCGCGATCAATATGACGTTGTGCAAATGACGCTGGTCGACACCTGGGCCTCAACGGCCGCGGGAGCGTATGCGCTGAGCGAGAACAATCTGTACACGGTAGAAGCGTTCCGCGAATATTTCGATCACCTGCGTCCGGACGGAATGATCGCGATTACACGTTGGGAGTTTCGCCAGCCTCGCGAAGCCCTGCGCGTTGTCTCGCAGGCAACGGAAGCATTGCATCAACTCGGCGTTACAGATCCGCGAGAAAACTTCATCGTCGCCTCCGACGGGCCGCTCGATCAGGACGGCCGTCCCGTGATTGTGCTCGC
This window of the Acidobacteriota bacterium genome carries:
- a CDS encoding iduronate sulfatase — its product is MFSLFAFFCAVVLYFAPAIVAHHRRHESSGGIFLVNLLLGWSIIGWIACFAWACSGNTRRQVVILPPERYR